Proteins encoded within one genomic window of Diceros bicornis minor isolate mBicDic1 chromosome X, mDicBic1.mat.cur, whole genome shotgun sequence:
- the ZBTB33 gene encoding transcriptional regulator Kaiso, with protein sequence MESRKLISATDIQYSGSLLNSLNEQRGHGLFCDVTVIVEDRKFRAHRNILSASSTYFHQLFLVAGQVVELSFIRAEIFAEILNYIYSSKIVRVRSDLLDELIKSGQLLGVKFIAELGVPLSQVKSISGTAHDGNAETLPPGSSDKNLQIQKSKDEAQDNGATIMPIITESFSLSAEDYETKKIIVTDSDDDDDDVIFCSEILPAKETLPSTDAVAQVQPTPGAVAISDVAPCVSNNSPPLTNITPTQKLPTSVNQATLSQTQGSEKLLVSSAPTHLTPNIILLNQTPLTTPPTVSSSLPNHMSPSINLLVQDQQTPDSAVLTGNKANEEEEEEIIDDDDDTISSSPDSAVSNTSLVPQADIPQNTTFDGSLIQKMQIPTLLQEPLSNSLKISDIITRNTNDPGLGSKHIMEGQKIITLDTATEIEGLSTGCKVYANIGEDTYDIVIPVKDDPDEGEARLENEIPKTSSSETANKRMKVKHDDHYELIVDGRVYYICIVCKRSYVCLTSLRRHFNIHSWEKKYPCRYCEKVFPLAEYRTKHEIHHTGERRYQCLACGKSFINYQFMSSHIKSVHSQDPSGDSKLYRLHPCRSLQIRQYAYLSDRSGTMPVMKDDGIGYKVDAGKEPPVGTTSTPQNKPMTWEDIFIQQENDSIFKQNVTDGSTEFEFIIPESY encoded by the coding sequence ATGGAGAGTAGAAAACTGATTTCTGCTACAGACATTCAATACTCTGGCAGTCTATTGAACTCCTTGAACGAGCAACGTGGCCATGGACTCTTCTGTGATGTTACCGTTATTGTGGAAGACCGAAAATTCCGGGCCCACAGGAATATTCTTTCAGCTTCTAGTACTTACTTCCATCAGCTCTTCTTAGTTGCCGGGCAAGTTGTTGAACTGAGCTTTATAAGAGCAGAGATTTTTGCAGAAATTCTCAATTATATCTATAGTTCTAAAATTGTTCGTGTTCGATCAGATTTACTTGATGAGTTAATTAAATCAGGGCAGTTATTAGGAGTTAAGTTTATAGCAGAGCTTGGTGTCCCATTGTCACAGGTTAAAAGCATCTCAGGTACAGCTCATGATGGTAATGCAGAAACCTTACCTCCTGGTTCTAGTGACAAGAACCttcaaatacaaaaatcaaaagatgaagcccaagaTAATGGGGCCACTATAATGCCTATTATAACAGAGTCTTTTTCCTTATCTGCTGAAGATTATGAGACAAAAAAGATCATTGTTACCGAttcagatgatgatgatgatgacgtcATTTTCTGCTCTGAGATTCTCCCTGCAAAGGAGACTTTGCCGAGTACCGATGCAGTGGCGCAGGTCCAGCCTACCCCAGGTGCTGTTGCTATTTCAGATGTTGCACCTTGTGTTAGCAATAACTCTCCCCCTTTAACAAATATCACACCTACTCAGAAACTTCCTACTTCTGTGAATCAGGCAACTCTGAGCCAAACACAAGGAAGTGAAAAATTGCTGGTATCTTCAGCCCCGACACATCTGACTCCCAACATTATTTTGTTAAATCAGACACCACTTACTACACCACCAACTGTCAGTTCTTCACTTCCGAATCATATGTCTCCTTCAATCAATTTACTTGTGCAGGATCAGCAGACACCAGACAGTGCTGTTTTAACAGGAAACAAGGCcaatgaagaggaggaggaggaaattatagatgatgatgatgacactaTTAGCTCCAGTCCAGATTCGGCGGTCAGTAATACATCTTTGGTCCCACAGGCTGATATCCCCCAAAATACCACTTTTGATGGATCTTTGATACAGAAGATGCAGATTCCTACACTTCTGCAAGAGCCACTTtccaattctttaaaaatttcagaTATAATTACTAGAAACACTAATGATCCAGGTTTAGGATCAAAACATATAATGGAGGGTCAGAAGATCATTACTTTAGATACAGCTACTGAAATTGAAGGCTTGTCGACGGGTTGCAAGGTTTATGCAAATATCGGTGAAGATACTTACGACATAGTGATCCCTGTCAAAGATGACCCTGACGAAGGGGAGGCCAGACTTGAGAATGAGATACCAAAAACATCTAGCAGTGAGACGGCAAACAAACGTATGAAAGTAAAGCATGATGATCACTATGAGTTAATAGTAGATGGAAGGGTCTATTATATCTGTATTGTATGCAAAAGGTCATATGTCTGTCTGACAAGCTTGCGGAGACATTTTAACATTCATTCTTGGGAGAAGAAGTACCCTTGCCGTTACTGTGAGAAGGTATTTCCTCTTGCAGAATATCGCACAAAGCATGAAATTCATCACACAGGGGAGCGAAGGTATCAATGTTTGGCCTGTGGCAAATCTTTCATCAACTATCAGTTTATGTCTTCACACATAAAGTCAGTTCATAGTCAAGATCCTTCTGGAGACTCAAAGCTTTATCGTTTACATCCATGCAGGTCTTTACAGATCAGACAATATGCATACCTTTCTGATAGGTCAGGCACTATGCCTGTAATGAAGGATGATGGTATTGGGTATAAGGTTGATGCTGGGAAAGAACCTCCAGTAGGGACCACATCTACTCCTCAGAACAAGCCAATGACCTGGGAAGATATTTTTATTCAGCaggaaaatgattcaatttttaaaCAGAATGTAACAGATGGCAGTACTGAGTTTGAATTTATAATACCAGAATCTTATTGA